A part of Planococcus sp. MB-3u-03 genomic DNA contains:
- a CDS encoding Rqc2 family fibronectin-binding protein: MAFDGLFTKAMTSELQQLITGRISKVHQPNQLELLLHIRAQGKNHKLLISIHPSYSRIHLTNTANVNPSEPPMFCMLLRKHIEGGVITGVEQHGSDRLIILRIRARNEIGDEIERELHVEMMGRHSNIILVDAERDMILDSLKHLPPSVNSYRTILPGQDYIFPPSQDKQDPFAADADFSGLTDKEIVSQFAGFSPLTAKELNYRLEQDPESAAAFLQDFNAPEPTGYYVEQQGKSYFSATELTHLGQDNMRFDNLSELLDRIFYAKAERDRVKQQAGDLERWLQNEISKLKLKLKKLQKEQDQAQKRDQLQLNGELIMANLHTIKKGMKQAEVVNYYNEETVTITLDPRKTPIENSQKYYSRYQKAKTAVVKTHEQIEKTEEDIRYFELLMQQVQQAGLSDIEEIREELAEQGYMKAQKSKKKKKPQKPNVEHYVSSTGIPISVGKNNKQNDYVTFKVASKSDTWLHTKDIPGSHVIIHSQEPDEDTILEAASIAAYFSKARESASVPVDYTEVRQVKKPSGAKPGFVIYFEQKTVYVTPDEDLVLKLKK, encoded by the coding sequence ATGGCATTTGATGGATTATTTACGAAAGCGATGACGAGCGAATTGCAACAGCTCATCACCGGAAGGATTTCAAAAGTTCATCAGCCTAATCAGCTCGAACTACTCCTGCATATACGCGCACAAGGAAAAAACCATAAATTGCTCATCTCGATCCACCCGTCCTATTCGCGGATTCATTTGACCAACACGGCAAACGTCAATCCATCGGAACCGCCGATGTTCTGCATGCTGCTCCGCAAGCATATTGAAGGCGGCGTCATCACAGGCGTCGAGCAGCACGGATCCGACCGGCTGATCATCCTGCGCATCCGCGCCCGCAACGAAATCGGCGATGAAATCGAACGCGAGCTCCATGTTGAAATGATGGGCCGGCATTCGAATATCATTTTAGTCGACGCCGAACGCGACATGATTCTCGACAGCCTCAAGCATTTGCCGCCGAGCGTCAACTCCTACCGGACGATTTTGCCGGGCCAGGATTATATTTTCCCGCCGTCCCAAGATAAACAAGATCCATTTGCGGCGGATGCAGACTTCAGCGGACTCACCGACAAGGAAATCGTCTCCCAGTTTGCCGGCTTTTCCCCGCTGACGGCGAAAGAGCTGAACTACCGGCTCGAACAGGATCCGGAAAGCGCAGCTGCCTTTTTGCAGGATTTCAATGCTCCGGAACCGACCGGCTATTACGTCGAACAGCAAGGAAAAAGCTATTTTTCCGCAACAGAATTGACGCATCTCGGACAGGACAATATGCGTTTTGACAATTTATCCGAACTGCTCGACCGGATTTTTTATGCGAAAGCCGAGCGCGACCGTGTCAAACAACAGGCAGGCGATTTGGAGCGCTGGCTTCAAAACGAAATCTCCAAATTGAAACTAAAGCTGAAAAAGCTTCAGAAAGAACAGGACCAAGCACAAAAACGCGATCAATTGCAATTGAACGGCGAATTGATCATGGCCAATCTGCACACCATCAAAAAGGGAATGAAACAAGCGGAAGTCGTCAATTATTATAATGAAGAAACTGTGACGATCACGCTCGACCCGCGCAAGACACCGATCGAGAATTCCCAGAAATACTACTCGCGTTACCAAAAAGCCAAAACGGCCGTCGTCAAAACGCATGAGCAAATCGAAAAGACCGAAGAAGACATCCGCTATTTCGAATTGCTCATGCAACAAGTGCAACAGGCGGGGCTCTCCGATATCGAAGAAATCCGCGAAGAATTGGCTGAACAAGGCTATATGAAAGCACAGAAATCGAAGAAAAAGAAAAAGCCGCAAAAGCCGAATGTCGAGCATTATGTATCGAGCACCGGCATTCCGATTTCAGTCGGCAAAAACAATAAACAAAACGATTATGTGACCTTCAAGGTCGCATCGAAATCCGATACATGGCTGCATACGAAAGACATTCCAGGGTCCCATGTCATCATCCACTCGCAAGAACCGGATGAAGACACCATCCTAGAAGCTGCCAGCATCGCCGCTTATTTCAGCAAAGCGCGCGAATCCGCTTCCGTCCCGGTCGATTACACCGAAGTCCGCCAAGTGAAAAAACCGAGCGGCGCCAAGCCGGGCTTCGTGATTTATTTCGAACAGAAAACCGTCTACGTCACGCCTGATGAAGACTTGGTGTTGAAATTGAAAAAATGA
- a CDS encoding transporter substrate-binding domain-containing protein yields MTKRTYITAALFGTAAIALSACGDEAAETEQPSEWDGIQEEGVLTVGTSGTLLATSFRDEESGELTGFEVEVVRELGERLDLEIEFRELGFDEMLTSVSTGQLDMAANDIEVTEDMTDQFLFSTPIKYSYGTAVVRKDDLSGIESLEDLEGKKAAGVSTSVYMQIARDYGAEEVTYDNATNEIYLRDVSIGRTDVILNDYYLSTFGVAAFPELNITIHPDIKYLPSEVGLVVNEDNEELLEQVNATLEEMLSDGTISEISAEFFDGADVSIEPDIEEEN; encoded by the coding sequence ATGACGAAACGAACATACATAACTGCCGCCCTGTTCGGCACGGCAGCAATTGCATTATCAGCTTGCGGAGATGAAGCTGCAGAAACTGAACAGCCATCGGAATGGGACGGCATCCAGGAAGAAGGCGTCTTGACTGTCGGTACTTCCGGAACGCTGTTGGCCACTTCGTTCCGCGACGAGGAAAGCGGAGAATTGACGGGCTTTGAAGTTGAAGTCGTACGGGAACTCGGCGAACGCCTGGACCTTGAAATCGAATTCCGCGAACTCGGATTCGACGAAATGTTGACAAGCGTCAGTACGGGGCAGCTCGATATGGCAGCGAACGATATCGAGGTGACGGAAGACATGACCGATCAATTCCTGTTCTCCACTCCGATCAAATATTCCTACGGGACGGCAGTCGTCCGAAAAGATGACTTATCCGGCATCGAATCACTGGAAGACTTGGAAGGCAAAAAAGCAGCCGGCGTCTCGACATCGGTCTATATGCAGATCGCCCGCGATTATGGGGCGGAAGAAGTGACCTATGACAACGCGACAAATGAAATCTATCTGCGCGATGTGTCGATCGGCCGAACCGACGTCATCCTAAACGATTATTATTTATCGACTTTCGGAGTGGCAGCTTTCCCGGAGCTCAACATCACCATCCACCCGGACATCAAATACTTGCCTTCTGAAGTCGGCCTTGTCGTCAATGAAGACAACGAAGAATTGCTTGAACAAGTGAATGCGACGCTCGAGGAAATGCTGTCGGACGGCACCATCAGCGAGATTTCAGCTGAGTTTTTCGACGGAGCCGATGTCTCCATTGAACCAGACATCGAAGAGGAAAACT